The Flavobacterium praedii genome window below encodes:
- a CDS encoding TIGR01212 family radical SAM protein (This family includes YhcC from E. coli K-12, an uncharacterized radical SAM protein.) — protein MKAEKESNKKGYNNYGTHLREKYNGQKVFKVIVDGNFSCPNRDGLKGYGGCTYCNTDSFTPDISRKAPTIEEQLLQGMERAKKSYKADQFIVYFQPNTNTYASVDYLKNIYDRALSFNSDEVVGFSVGTRPDCIDAEKVALLESYCYRFDVDLEMGMESMYDETLEKINRGCTHAEFITAVELLKDSPIDLCVHTVFGFPWETREMMLNYIAEINRFPQIKFVKFHHLHIVEGSIMGVHYKRNPFPLFTLEQYTDLLCDLIPLLRPDIVIQRLFGISDWDLLIAPNWGLKKTQIQHFIDSTIEQRGIKQGSKYNSL, from the coding sequence ATGAAGGCAGAAAAAGAATCCAACAAAAAAGGGTACAACAATTATGGCACCCATCTCCGTGAAAAATACAACGGTCAAAAAGTTTTCAAAGTAATTGTAGACGGTAATTTTAGTTGTCCCAATCGCGACGGACTCAAAGGCTACGGCGGCTGCACCTATTGCAATACCGATTCTTTCACACCCGATATTTCCAGAAAAGCGCCTACCATCGAAGAGCAGTTGTTGCAAGGTATGGAGCGTGCCAAAAAATCATACAAAGCCGATCAATTCATAGTCTATTTTCAGCCCAACACCAATACATACGCTAGTGTCGATTATCTCAAAAATATTTACGACCGCGCCTTGTCTTTCAATTCAGATGAAGTCGTTGGATTTTCGGTAGGAACGCGTCCCGATTGCATCGATGCCGAAAAAGTTGCCCTGCTCGAAAGCTATTGCTACCGATTTGATGTAGACCTCGAAATGGGAATGGAATCGATGTATGACGAAACTTTAGAAAAAATAAATCGAGGGTGTACTCACGCCGAGTTTATCACCGCTGTGGAATTATTAAAAGACAGTCCCATCGATTTGTGCGTGCACACCGTTTTTGGATTTCCTTGGGAAACCCGAGAAATGATGCTCAACTATATTGCCGAAATAAACCGTTTTCCCCAAATAAAATTTGTCAAATTCCATCATTTACATATCGTCGAAGGCTCCATTATGGGCGTCCATTACAAGCGAAACCCGTTCCCACTCTTCACTTTAGAACAATACACCGATTTGCTTTGCGACCTCATTCCGCTCCTGCGCCCCGATATCGTCATTCAACGCCTCTTTGGAATCTCCGATTGGGATTTGCTCATCGCGCCAAATTGGGGACTCAAAAAGACCCAAATCCAACATTTCATTGACTCTACAATCGAGCAAAGAGGCATCAAACAAGGTTCTAAATACAACAGTCTTTAA
- the moaA gene encoding GTP 3',8-cyclase MoaA — MENNSNSMQDNYGRVHNYLRISITEHCNLRCTYCMPAEGIALTPRAHLMTADEIVTIAKTFVKLGVNKIRLTGGEPLVRKDAKIIIEQLGKLGVELTLTTNGILVHEFIDTFKEARVTTLNVSIDSLKKEKFNQITRRNYFEKVIENLDLLEANGFQVKLNVVVIKGFNDHEIIDFIEMTKGRNIQIRFIEFMPFDGNQWNKEKLVSYAEILGQVNEFYAEQKVERIQDKPNDTSKNHKIIGYQGSFSVISSVTNPFCSTCNRIRLTADGKLKNCLFSNTETSLLDTLRGGDSIEPLIFQNIKSKHTMRGGMDDDAKFQNPLLFSKNRSMIKIGG, encoded by the coding sequence ATGGAAAATAACAGCAATTCAATGCAGGACAACTACGGGAGAGTGCACAATTACCTCCGAATTTCGATTACGGAACATTGTAATTTGAGATGCACGTATTGTATGCCAGCCGAGGGGATTGCGCTTACACCAAGAGCGCATCTGATGACTGCAGACGAGATTGTAACCATTGCCAAGACTTTCGTAAAACTCGGCGTTAATAAAATCCGATTGACTGGTGGCGAGCCATTGGTGAGAAAAGACGCCAAAATCATTATTGAACAATTAGGAAAATTGGGTGTCGAACTGACATTGACCACCAACGGAATTCTAGTTCACGAATTCATTGACACCTTCAAAGAAGCCAGAGTCACCACTTTGAACGTGAGTATTGACAGTTTAAAAAAAGAAAAATTCAATCAAATTACACGTCGCAATTATTTTGAAAAAGTAATTGAGAATCTCGATTTATTAGAAGCGAATGGCTTTCAGGTAAAACTAAATGTCGTTGTGATTAAAGGCTTTAATGATCACGAAATTATTGATTTTATTGAAATGACCAAAGGCCGAAACATTCAAATTCGGTTTATAGAATTTATGCCTTTTGACGGTAATCAATGGAACAAAGAGAAATTGGTGAGTTATGCCGAAATCCTTGGTCAAGTCAATGAATTTTATGCCGAACAAAAGGTAGAACGCATCCAAGACAAACCGAACGATACTTCCAAAAACCACAAAATTATAGGCTATCAAGGCAGTTTTTCGGTAATCAGTTCTGTGACCAATCCGTTTTGTAGTACTTGCAACCGCATTCGTTTAACCGCTGATGGAAAACTAAAAAACTGTTTGTTCTCGAATACCGAAACATCCTTGCTTGATACTTTACGAGGAGGAGATTCAATTGAACCACTTATTTTTCAAAATATTAAATCCAAACATACCATGCGAGGCGGAATGGATGATGATGCTAAATTCCAAAATCCACTGCTTTTTTCTAAAAACAGAAGCATGATTAAGATTGGGGGCTAA
- the moaCB gene encoding bifunctional molybdenum cofactor biosynthesis protein MoaC/MoaB → MHGNTHKSKIVNPQSKISMVDITHKIITQRTATAQAIVKVGSPATMQAIINKTVPKGDVLEVSRTAGLFAVKNTSNSIPDCHPMPIEFTGIEYELLEDSILIKVTVKAIYRTGVEVEAMHGASIVALTMYDMLKPIDKQVEISTIKLLHKKGGKSDYGVKEDLDLSVAVIVCSDSVSSGKKEDRAGKVISDKIKNLGLSVSSYSVIPDEVLDIQETINKLCLANKDLIILTGGTGLSNRDVTPEAIIPMLDRRIPGIEEAIRSYGQDRTPYAMLSRSVVGFKGSTLIMALPGSTAGASESMDAVFPSVLHLFKILNGFNHGK, encoded by the coding sequence ATGCATGGCAATACGCACAAATCTAAAATTGTTAATCCTCAATCTAAAATCTCCATGGTAGATATCACCCACAAAATAATCACACAACGTACTGCAACAGCTCAAGCTATTGTCAAAGTTGGTTCGCCGGCAACGATGCAAGCCATTATAAACAAAACCGTTCCGAAAGGCGATGTGTTGGAGGTTTCGAGAACAGCAGGGTTGTTTGCCGTAAAAAATACGTCAAATTCTATTCCCGATTGTCATCCGATGCCAATTGAATTCACCGGAATTGAATATGAACTGCTGGAAGATTCTATATTGATAAAAGTAACGGTAAAGGCAATTTACAGAACAGGCGTTGAGGTCGAAGCCATGCATGGTGCATCAATTGTAGCCTTGACAATGTATGATATGCTAAAACCCATTGACAAACAAGTCGAAATTTCGACCATAAAATTACTGCACAAAAAAGGCGGAAAATCCGATTATGGGGTCAAAGAAGATCTCGATTTATCGGTAGCGGTAATCGTTTGTTCCGACAGTGTTTCCAGTGGAAAAAAAGAAGACCGAGCGGGAAAAGTAATCTCAGACAAAATCAAGAATCTTGGATTGAGCGTTTCGAGTTATTCGGTCATTCCAGATGAGGTTCTCGATATTCAGGAGACGATAAATAAGTTGTGTTTAGCCAATAAAGATTTGATTATCCTTACTGGCGGAACAGGTTTGTCCAACCGTGATGTCACTCCCGAAGCTATAATTCCAATGCTCGACCGACGCATTCCAGGAATTGAGGAAGCCATTCGCTCGTATGGTCAGGACAGAACGCCTTATGCGATGTTGTCGAGATCTGTAGTGGGGTTTAAAGGAAGTACATTAATCATGGCTTTGCCGGGTTCTACAGCAGGAGCCAGTGAATCTATGGATGCAGTATTTCCTTCCGTATTGCATTTATTCAAAATATTAAATGGTTTCAACCATGGAAAATAA
- a CDS encoding molybdenum cofactor biosynthesis protein MoaE: MSTDKPKKSSFIQGQITSEFIGNSIAKHQSKTTIGAHNIFLGQVRADVIEGKTVAAIEYTAYEEMAEQSFYEIREAAFAKYELSCLHIYHSLGTVKTGEICLFVFVSAPRRKVVYEALEFLVEEIKEKTAIFGKEIFEDESYTWKKNSPPTPEGGVL, from the coding sequence ATGTCAACAGATAAACCCAAAAAAAGTTCCTTTATTCAGGGACAAATAACATCCGAATTTATTGGGAATTCGATTGCCAAACACCAAAGTAAAACCACAATTGGAGCACACAATATTTTTTTGGGCCAAGTTCGTGCCGATGTAATTGAAGGAAAAACAGTTGCAGCGATTGAGTATACAGCCTACGAAGAAATGGCGGAACAATCTTTCTACGAAATTCGAGAAGCGGCTTTTGCCAAATATGAATTGTCGTGTTTGCACATTTATCATAGTTTGGGAACGGTAAAAACAGGCGAAATTTGTTTGTTTGTTTTTGTTTCGGCACCAAGACGAAAAGTGGTCTATGAAGCTTTGGAGTTTTTGGTAGAAGAAATAAAAGAAAAGACAGCCATTTTCGGTAAGGAAATTTTTGAAGATGAAAGTTATACTTGGAAAAAGAATAGCCCCCCAACCCCCGAAGGGGGAGTTCTGTAG
- a CDS encoding HesA/MoeB/ThiF family protein, with translation MRYSRQIILPEIGETGQQKLQNARVLVIGAGGLGCPVLQNLAAAGVGNIGIVDGDVVDETNLHRQLLYTLKDCGNSKSETAKKAILELNPEIDVVAFAEFFKEENVVRVVGDYQIIVDCTDAISVRYLINDISVAKRIPMVYASIHKFEGQVSVFNYKNGPSYRCLFPEQEGLNAVPSCAESGVLGVLPNTLGAFQATEVLKIILEIGKVLSGKLLIYDALHFQTQIIDFVKNPKEIEKAFINGTLLLNSKRTNEDLTPEAFLEKCGQLRIVVIDVRELDEIPEFKRNNVIRIPLSMLEDYSKKLDKNQEIVLFCQTGKRSQMALNYLIKSGFVSVFHLAKGIASLKDQIQ, from the coding sequence ATGAGATATTCCAGACAAATAATTCTCCCGGAAATAGGAGAAACAGGCCAGCAAAAATTACAGAATGCTCGCGTTTTGGTAATTGGTGCGGGTGGTTTGGGCTGTCCTGTTTTGCAAAATTTGGCAGCAGCAGGAGTTGGAAACATCGGCATTGTAGATGGAGATGTGGTAGATGAAACCAACTTGCACAGACAATTATTGTATACTTTAAAAGATTGTGGAAACAGTAAATCCGAAACTGCCAAAAAAGCGATTTTGGAACTCAATCCCGAGATTGATGTAGTGGCCTTTGCTGAGTTTTTCAAGGAAGAAAATGTGGTACGAGTGGTTGGGGATTACCAAATCATTGTCGATTGTACCGATGCGATTTCCGTTCGCTACTTGATTAATGATATTTCTGTTGCCAAAAGAATTCCAATGGTGTATGCTTCGATTCATAAGTTTGAAGGGCAGGTTTCGGTATTCAATTATAAAAATGGTCCGAGTTACCGTTGCTTATTTCCTGAACAGGAAGGATTAAATGCCGTTCCGAGTTGTGCGGAATCCGGAGTTTTGGGTGTTTTGCCTAATACCTTAGGTGCATTTCAAGCCACTGAAGTACTTAAGATAATATTGGAAATCGGTAAGGTATTATCGGGCAAATTATTGATTTATGATGCACTCCATTTTCAAACCCAAATTATTGATTTTGTCAAAAATCCAAAAGAAATAGAAAAAGCATTTATAAACGGAACTTTGCTTTTGAACAGCAAAAGAACAAATGAAGATTTAACTCCCGAAGCTTTTTTAGAAAAATGCGGTCAGTTAAGAATCGTTGTTATTGACGTTCGGGAATTGGACGAAATACCAGAGTTTAAAAGAAATAATGTTATTCGGATTCCCTTGAGTATGTTAGAAGATTACAGCAAAAAATTAGATAAAAATCAGGAAATTGTTTTGTTTTGTCAAACGGGGAAACGCAGTCAAATGGCTTTGAATTATTTGATAAAATCAGGGTTTGTTAGTGTTTTTCATTTAGCAAAAGGCATTGCATCGCTGAAAGATCAAATTCAATAG
- a CDS encoding MoaD/ThiS family protein: protein MTITLKYFGLLADITQLKEEQFTFDQETISVSALKSKIEDSYQNMQNTTYNIAVNQTMSDLQTFIKDNDVIAFLPPFAGG from the coding sequence ATGACGATAACGCTAAAATATTTTGGTTTACTCGCCGATATCACTCAATTGAAAGAGGAACAATTCACTTTCGATCAAGAAACTATTTCGGTTTCAGCATTAAAATCTAAAATAGAGGACAGTTACCAAAACATGCAAAATACAACTTATAACATTGCGGTCAACCAAACGATGAGCGATTTGCAAACCTTTATAAAAGACAATGATGTAATTGCTTTTCTGCCGCCTTTTGCTGGAGGGTGA
- the mobA gene encoding molybdenum cofactor guanylyltransferase, with the protein MENKITAIVLAGGKSQRMGTEKGLLVLNGKPFIKHICDALQPIFGSNILIVSANKEYDALGFTRVEDIIENKGPVGGLYTALKASKTKINLVLSVDVPLVSTELLQWVLKNHDETYMVTQTKSGDKTSPLIGVYDRSMRIVFGEHMAGKQLKLRKVIEDVKHQTLEIPEKWNNQIQNINTPEEYQNLIK; encoded by the coding sequence ATGGAAAATAAAATAACAGCAATTGTTTTGGCAGGAGGTAAGAGCCAACGAATGGGAACTGAGAAAGGTTTGTTGGTTTTAAACGGAAAACCATTCATTAAACATATTTGTGATGCTTTACAGCCCATTTTTGGTTCCAATATTTTAATTGTTTCGGCAAACAAAGAATATGATGCTCTCGGTTTTACCAGAGTCGAAGATATTATTGAAAACAAAGGTCCAGTTGGGGGTCTTTATACTGCACTTAAGGCATCCAAGACCAAAATCAATCTGGTTTTGAGTGTGGATGTGCCATTGGTCTCAACTGAATTGTTGCAATGGGTTTTAAAAAATCACGACGAAACCTACATGGTGACACAAACCAAAAGTGGCGATAAAACAAGCCCACTGATTGGGGTTTACGATCGTTCCATGCGAATTGTTTTTGGAGAACATATGGCAGGTAAACAATTAAAATTACGAAAAGTAATTGAAGATGTCAAACACCAAACTCTTGAAATTCCAGAAAAATGGAATAACCAGATTCAAAATATAAACACACCAGAAGAATATCAAAATTTAATCAAATGA
- a CDS encoding sulfite exporter TauE/SafE family protein translates to MSVEHLLDMPLLLVLFPIVAFLYASVGHGGASGYLALMSAFAFPMTFMKPTALVLNILVSGLSFYFYYREKNFKWNLFYPFALTSIPFSFIGGYLKIDAFYYKIILATVLVFAVMRLLGLFGKEKENLKNINVPMALAFGALIGFLSGLLGIGGGIILSPVLLLMGWATMKQTAAVSALFILVNSISGLFGFVSQGGTLPVSSGLLIGLVFIGGLLGAYYGSTKFNSKGLRIVLSIVIGIAIFKLYATA, encoded by the coding sequence ATGAGCGTAGAACATTTATTAGACATGCCTTTATTATTGGTATTGTTTCCTATTGTAGCTTTTTTGTACGCTAGTGTTGGTCATGGCGGGGCGAGTGGCTATCTCGCTTTAATGAGTGCGTTTGCTTTCCCGATGACATTCATGAAACCCACAGCTTTGGTATTGAATATCTTGGTTTCGGGTCTTTCTTTTTATTTTTATTACAGGGAAAAAAACTTTAAATGGAATCTCTTTTATCCTTTCGCATTGACTTCTATTCCGTTTTCGTTTATTGGGGGTTATCTAAAAATCGATGCTTTTTATTATAAAATTATTTTGGCTACCGTTTTGGTCTTTGCGGTAATGCGTTTGTTAGGGCTTTTTGGAAAAGAGAAAGAAAATTTAAAAAATATAAACGTTCCCATGGCATTGGCATTCGGTGCACTTATTGGATTTCTATCTGGTTTGTTGGGTATTGGCGGCGGTATTATTTTGAGTCCTGTTCTGTTATTGATGGGTTGGGCTACTATGAAACAAACGGCTGCTGTTTCGGCATTGTTTATATTGGTCAATTCTATTTCTGGACTTTTTGGTTTTGTGTCACAAGGAGGTACGTTACCAGTTTCTTCGGGACTTTTAATCGGATTGGTTTTTATAGGAGGATTATTGGGAGCTTATTATGGAAGTACAAAATTTAATTCAAAAGGGTTACGAATTGTATTGTCTATAGTTATAGGGATCGCCATTTTTAAATTATATGCAACCGCATAA
- a CDS encoding winged helix-turn-helix domain-containing protein, with product MKIKSKIWIETDEGILISEGRIQLLKLIEVTGSLNKAAKEMNISYQKAWKLIDASNKASKEPLIETHVGGNKGGGTIVTAYGKSLIDSFEKINIACWDFLDLELKKHSL from the coding sequence TTGAAGATCAAAAGTAAAATTTGGATTGAAACCGACGAAGGAATCCTCATTAGCGAAGGCCGTATTCAGTTGTTAAAGCTTATTGAGGTTACTGGTTCTCTCAATAAAGCCGCCAAAGAAATGAATATTTCCTATCAAAAAGCATGGAAATTGATCGATGCATCGAATAAAGCTTCCAAAGAGCCTTTAATCGAAACTCATGTGGGAGGTAACAAAGGAGGAGGAACAATTGTAACTGCTTATGGTAAATCACTTATTGATTCTTTTGAAAAAATTAATATTGCTTGTTGGGATTTTTTAGATTTAGAACTTAAAAAACATTCTTTATGA
- a CDS encoding DUF5995 family protein — MNMKQATTIDEVIQFLDEIIAISKLEQSAIGLFTALYREVTVQIKNGIANGTFQNGERMEKLDVIFANRYLKAYYQYKAKEKPSECWEFSFQQAEDFWPIVVQHLLLGINAHVNLDLGIASAQVCTPENIESLKSDFDQINTILSNLVESVEKCLIKIWPTLTIILKLSGKIDNFFIDFSMKTARDGAWKFANEFVVLPENQRDACIQERDAKITKIARLISNPGFLVSSVFKFIRLFEKGTVAQKIIDLQIIEEKKVECAVA, encoded by the coding sequence ATGAATATGAAGCAAGCTACTACTATAGACGAAGTCATTCAGTTTTTGGATGAAATAATTGCAATATCAAAATTAGAACAAAGCGCTATAGGCTTGTTTACTGCTCTTTATCGTGAAGTTACTGTACAAATAAAGAATGGCATTGCCAATGGTACTTTTCAGAATGGGGAACGAATGGAGAAACTAGATGTTATTTTCGCCAATCGGTATTTGAAGGCGTATTACCAATACAAAGCCAAAGAAAAACCTTCTGAATGTTGGGAATTCTCGTTTCAACAAGCAGAAGACTTTTGGCCAATAGTTGTTCAGCATTTATTACTCGGTATCAATGCGCATGTGAATCTGGATCTAGGAATTGCATCGGCACAAGTTTGTACTCCAGAAAATATTGAAAGCTTAAAATCTGATTTTGACCAAATAAATACTATTCTGAGCAATCTTGTAGAAAGCGTCGAAAAATGCCTAATCAAAATTTGGCCAACGTTGACCATTATTTTAAAATTATCTGGTAAAATAGACAACTTCTTTATTGATTTCAGTATGAAAACGGCTAGAGATGGAGCTTGGAAATTTGCCAATGAATTTGTTGTACTACCCGAAAATCAAAGAGATGCCTGCATACAGGAAAGAGATGCGAAAATCACCAAAATCGCTCGATTAATTTCAAATCCAGGTTTTCTGGTTAGCAGTGTTTTTAAATTCATTCGCTTATTTGAAAAAGGAACTGTTGCTCAAAAAATAATCGATTTGCAGATAATTGAAGAAAAAAAGGTCGAATGTGCGGTAGCTTAA